A portion of the Cellulophaga algicola DSM 14237 genome contains these proteins:
- the rplO gene encoding 50S ribosomal protein L15, with amino-acid sequence MNLNSLKPAEGSVHRAGKIVGRGQGTGKGGTATRGHKGAKSRSGYSKKIGFEGGQMPLQRRVPKFGFTNINRKEYAGINLDKLQLLVDNGIVKDAVNLEVLIQTRLARKSDLVKILGGGELKTSLKISAHKFTATAKAAIEAAGGEAISL; translated from the coding sequence ATGAATTTAAATAGTTTAAAACCAGCTGAAGGCTCAGTTCACCGTGCAGGTAAGATTGTAGGACGTGGACAGGGTACTGGAAAAGGTGGTACTGCCACTAGAGGGCACAAAGGTGCTAAATCTAGATCTGGATATTCTAAAAAGATTGGTTTTGAAGGTGGTCAAATGCCTCTTCAAAGACGTGTTCCTAAATTTGGTTTTACAAATATTAACAGAAAGGAATACGCAGGTATTAATTTAGATAAATTACAACTACTTGTAGATAATGGAATCGTTAAAGATGCTGTTAACTTAGAAGTTTTAATTCAAACTAGATTAGCTAGAAAATCTGATTTAGTAAAAATATTAGGTGGAGGTGAGTTAAAAACTTCTCTTAAAATATCAGCACATAAATTTACTGCTACTGCTAAAGCGGCTATTGAAGCTGCTGGTGGCGAAGCAATAAGTTTATAA
- the rpsE gene encoding 30S ribosomal protein S5, with protein sequence MYQKYKNVEVVKPGGLDLKDRLVGVQRVTKVTKGGRAFGFSAIVVVGDENGVVGQGLGKSKEVATAISKAIDDAKKNLIRIPLNKGTIPHEQKGKFGGARVYIQPASHGTGVIAGGAVRSVLEAVGVHDVLSKSQGSSNPHNVVKATFDALLQIRDAKTVASQRGISLEKVFKG encoded by the coding sequence ATGTACCAGAAATACAAAAACGTAGAAGTTGTAAAACCAGGAGGTCTTGATTTAAAAGATCGTTTAGTTGGTGTACAAAGAGTTACTAAAGTAACAAAAGGTGGTAGAGCATTTGGTTTTTCTGCTATAGTTGTTGTCGGTGACGAAAATGGTGTAGTTGGTCAAGGTTTAGGTAAGTCTAAAGAAGTTGCTACTGCTATTTCTAAGGCTATTGATGACGCTAAGAAAAACTTGATTAGAATTCCTTTAAATAAAGGAACTATTCCTCACGAACAAAAAGGTAAGTTCGGTGGTGCTAGAGTTTATATTCAACCTGCATCTCATGGTACTGGAGTAATTGCTGGTGGTGCTGTAAGATCGGTATTAGAAGCAGTTGGGGTTCATGATGTATTATCTAAATCTCAAGGTTCTTCTAATCCACATAATGTTGTTAAGGCTACTTTTGATGCTTTATTGCAAATTAGAGATGCTAAAACAGTTGCTTCACAAAGAGGAATTTCTCTTGAAAAAGTTTTTAAGGGATAA
- the rpmC gene encoding 50S ribosomal protein L29 — protein MKQSEVKELSVEELGSKLIEAKKQHSDLKIAHSVTPLENPLQIRRARRTVARIATELTKRDNQ, from the coding sequence ATGAAACAATCAGAAGTAAAGGAATTATCTGTTGAAGAGTTAGGCTCTAAATTGATAGAGGCTAAAAAGCAACATTCAGATTTGAAGATAGCGCACAGCGTTACTCCGTTGGAAAACCCGCTTCAAATAAGAAGAGCGAGAAGAACAGTGGCTAGAATAGCGACAGAATTAACTAAAAGGGATAACCAATAA
- the rplP gene encoding 50S ribosomal protein L16, with the protein MLQPKRTKFRKTQKGRMKGISGRGHQLSNGMFGIKSLDTSFITSRQIEAARIAATRFMKREGQMWIKIFPDKPITKKPLEVRMGKGKGAPEYFVAVVLPGRIMFEIAGVSQEVAKEALRLAAQKLPVKTKFIVARDYSA; encoded by the coding sequence ATGTTACAACCTAAAAGAACCAAGTTTCGTAAGACACAAAAGGGTAGGATGAAAGGGATCTCTGGAAGAGGTCATCAGCTTTCAAATGGTATGTTCGGTATAAAATCTTTAGATACAAGTTTTATTACATCAAGACAGATAGAAGCTGCTCGTATTGCAGCTACTAGATTCATGAAAAGAGAGGGTCAAATGTGGATTAAAATATTTCCAGATAAGCCTATAACCAAAAAACCTCTAGAGGTTCGTATGGGTAAAGGTAAAGGTGCTCCTGAATATTTTGTTGCTGTGGTATTACCTGGTAGGATTATGTTCGAAATCGCTGGGGTGTCTCAGGAGGTTGCAAAAGAGGCTTTACGTCTTGCTGCACAGAAATTACCTGTTAAAACAAAATTTATTGTTGCTAGAGATTATTCAGCTTAA
- the rplB gene encoding 50S ribosomal protein L2 has product MSVRKLKPITPGQRFRVVNGFDAITTDKPEKSLLAPLKKSGGRNSQGKMTIQHRGGGHKRRYRLIDFKRDKQGIAGVVDSIQYDPNRTAFVALINYADGEKRYIVAQNGLQVGQEVNSGTDAIPEIGNALPLSVIPLGTIISCIELRPGQGAVMARSAGTFAQLMARDGKFATVKLPSGETRLILVLCLATIGAVSNSDHQLLVSGKAGRSRWLGRRPRTRPVAMNPVDHPMGGGEGRASGGHPRSKNGIPAKGYRTRSKTKATNRYILERRKK; this is encoded by the coding sequence ATGTCAGTTAGAAAATTAAAACCAATCACTCCAGGACAGCGTTTTAGAGTAGTAAACGGATTCGACGCGATTACTACTGATAAGCCGGAGAAGAGCTTGCTTGCTCCGTTAAAAAAGTCCGGAGGTAGAAACAGTCAAGGAAAAATGACTATCCAACACAGAGGTGGTGGTCATAAGAGAAGGTATCGTTTGATAGATTTCAAAAGAGATAAGCAGGGTATCGCTGGTGTCGTTGATTCTATTCAGTATGATCCTAACAGAACAGCATTTGTAGCTTTAATAAACTACGCTGATGGAGAAAAAAGATATATAGTAGCCCAGAACGGTCTGCAAGTTGGTCAGGAAGTTAATTCTGGTACTGATGCGATTCCTGAGATAGGTAATGCACTTCCTTTAAGTGTTATTCCTTTAGGTACTATTATTTCTTGTATTGAACTACGTCCGGGACAAGGAGCTGTTATGGCGAGAAGTGCTGGTACATTTGCTCAATTAATGGCAAGAGATGGTAAGTTTGCTACGGTAAAACTTCCTTCTGGTGAAACTAGATTAATTCTGGTTTTATGTTTAGCTACAATTGGCGCGGTATCTAATTCTGATCATCAATTACTTGTATCTGGTAAAGCGGGTAGAAGCAGATGGTTAGGTAGAAGACCAAGAACAAGACCGGTTGCGATGAACCCTGTCGATCACCCAATGGGTGGTGGTGAAGGTAGAGCTTCAGGTGGTCACCCAAGATCTAAGAACGGTATACCTGCTAAAGGTTATAGAACTCGTTCTAAGACTAAGGCTACAAATAGATATATATTAGAACGTAGAAAGAAATAA
- the rpsH gene encoding 30S ribosomal protein S8, with the protein MVTDPISDYLTRIRNASSAGHRVVEIPASNLKKEMTKILFEQGYILSYKFEPNKVQGTVKIALKYDKLTKEPVIKKIMRISKPGLRKYAGSTDLPRVLNGLGIAIVSTSHGVMTSKQAKLEKVGGEVLCYVY; encoded by the coding sequence ATGGTAACAGATCCAATTTCGGATTACTTAACAAGAATTAGAAATGCAAGTAGTGCTGGGCATAGAGTTGTCGAGATTCCTGCATCTAATTTGAAAAAAGAAATGACTAAAATATTATTCGAACAAGGATATATTTTAAGTTATAAATTTGAACCAAACAAGGTTCAAGGCACGGTTAAAATAGCTTTGAAGTATGATAAGCTAACAAAAGAACCAGTGATAAAAAAAATTATGCGTATAAGTAAGCCAGGTCTACGTAAGTATGCTGGTTCTACTGATTTACCAAGAGTACTTAACGGATTGGGTATTGCTATCGTTTCAACTTCTCATGGAGTAATGACGAGTAAGCAAGCTAAGCTAGAAAAAGTTGGTGGTGAAGTATTATGTTACGTTTATTAA
- the rpsQ gene encoding 30S ribosomal protein S17: MEKRNLRKERVGVVTSNKMEKSIVISEVKRVKHPMYGKFVLRTKKYVAHDEANDCNIGDTVRIMETRPLSKTKCWRLVEIIERAK; encoded by the coding sequence ATGGAAAAAAGAAACTTAAGAAAAGAGAGAGTAGGAGTTGTTACGAGTAACAAAATGGAGAAATCAATTGTGATTTCAGAAGTTAAGCGAGTAAAACACCCTATGTACGGAAAGTTCGTATTAAGAACTAAAAAATATGTTGCACACGATGAGGCAAATGATTGCAATATTGGTGATACAGTAAGGATTATGGAAACACGTCCTTTAAGTAAAACTAAATGTTGGAGATTGGTTGAAATCATTGAAAGAGCTAAATAA
- the rpsS gene encoding 30S ribosomal protein S19, whose product MARSLKKGPYVHFSLEKKVHQNIDSGKKTVVKTWSRASMITPDFVGQTIAVHNGRQFVPVYVTENMVGHKLGEFSPTRSFRGHGGSKNKGKK is encoded by the coding sequence ATGGCACGTTCATTAAAAAAAGGACCTTACGTTCACTTTAGTTTAGAAAAGAAAGTTCATCAGAATATAGATTCTGGTAAAAAGACTGTTGTTAAGACTTGGTCTAGAGCTTCAATGATAACACCAGATTTTGTTGGTCAAACTATCGCTGTTCATAATGGTAGACAATTTGTTCCTGTATATGTTACAGAGAATATGGTTGGTCATAAATTAGGAGAATTTTCACCAACTAGATCTTTTAGGGGTCATGGTGGTTCGAAAAATAAAGGAAAAAAGTAA
- the rplR gene encoding 50S ribosomal protein L18: MGLSKTERRQRIKRRIRKVSFGTAARPRLSVFRSNKEIYVQVIDDNSGVTLVAASSRDKEIADVKGTKTDIANLVGKTVAEKAIKAGVETVAFDRGGCLYHGRVKSLAEGAREAGLKF; encoded by the coding sequence ATGGGATTATCAAAGACTGAAAGAAGACAGCGAATTAAAAGAAGAATACGTAAAGTTTCTTTTGGAACTGCTGCAAGACCGAGATTATCGGTTTTTAGAAGTAACAAGGAAATTTATGTACAAGTTATAGACGATAACAGTGGGGTAACTTTAGTTGCTGCATCTTCTAGAGATAAGGAGATTGCTGATGTTAAAGGAACAAAAACTGATATTGCTAACTTAGTAGGTAAAACTGTTGCAGAGAAAGCAATAAAAGCTGGTGTTGAGACAGTAGCTTTTGATAGAGGTGGTTGTTTATACCACGGAAGAGTAAAATCATTGGCTGAAGGAGCTAGAGAAGCAGGACTTAAATTCTAA
- the rpsM gene encoding 30S ribosomal protein S13: MARIAGVDIPKQKRGVIALTYIFGVGNSRAKEILANAQVSEDTKVSDWNDDEISRIRESVSAFTIEGELRSETQLNIKRLMDIGCYRGIRHRSGLPLRGQRTKNNSRTRKGKRKTVANKKKATK; the protein is encoded by the coding sequence ATGGCAAGAATTGCAGGTGTTGATATACCAAAACAAAAAAGAGGGGTAATTGCTCTTACTTATATCTTCGGAGTAGGTAACAGTAGAGCTAAAGAAATTTTAGCAAATGCCCAAGTAAGTGAGGATACTAAAGTGTCTGATTGGAACGATGATGAGATTAGTCGTATTCGTGAATCAGTTTCGGCTTTTACTATAGAAGGAGAACTTCGTTCTGAAACTCAATTAAACATTAAACGTTTAATGGATATTGGTTGTTATAGAGGTATTCGTCATAGATCTGGTCTTCCATTAAGAGGACAAAGAACTAAGAATAACTCTAGAACTAGAAAAGGTAAGAGAAAAACTGTTGCGAACAAGAAAAAAGCAACTAAATAA
- the rpsC gene encoding 30S ribosomal protein S3: protein MGQKTNPIGIRLGIIRGWESNWYGGNDYGDKLAEDNKIRKYVHARLAKASVSRVIIERTLKLITITITTARPGIIIGKGGQEVDKLKEELKKITDKEVQINIFEIKRPELDANLVAASVARQIENRISFRRAIKMAIAAAMRMNSEGIKIQISGRLNGAEMARSETYKDGRIPLSTFRADIDYALHEAHTTYGRLGIKVWIMKGEVYGKRDLSPLVGMEKSQGAKGGKQDGNKKPRRRK, encoded by the coding sequence ATGGGACAGAAAACAAATCCAATCGGAATTCGTTTAGGCATCATTAGAGGATGGGAGTCTAACTGGTATGGTGGAAATGATTACGGTGATAAATTGGCCGAAGATAACAAAATTAGAAAATATGTTCATGCTCGTTTAGCGAAAGCTAGCGTATCAAGAGTTATTATTGAGCGTACTTTAAAGCTTATCACTATTACCATTACAACTGCAAGACCTGGTATTATTATCGGTAAAGGTGGTCAAGAGGTAGATAAGTTGAAAGAGGAGCTTAAGAAAATTACTGATAAAGAGGTTCAGATCAATATATTTGAAATCAAAAGACCTGAGTTAGATGCAAATCTTGTAGCTGCTAGTGTTGCTCGTCAAATCGAAAATAGAATTTCTTTTAGAAGAGCAATAAAAATGGCAATCGCTGCGGCAATGCGTATGAATTCAGAAGGAATTAAGATTCAAATTTCTGGACGTTTAAATGGAGCAGAAATGGCTCGTTCTGAAACCTATAAGGATGGAAGAATACCATTATCTACATTTAGAGCAGATATCGACTATGCTTTACATGAAGCACATACTACTTATGGAAGATTAGGTATTAAAGTGTGGATTATGAAAGGTGAGGTTTATGGTAAAAGAGATTTATCTCCTTTAGTTGGTATGGAAAAAAGCCAAGGTGCAAAAGGTGGTAAGCAAGATGGTAACAAGAAACCACGTCGTAGAAAGTAA
- the rplF gene encoding 50S ribosomal protein L6: MSRIGNNPVAIPQGVTVEIKDNVITVKGKLGELTQEYSAVEIKVEDDQVFVTRSSDVKEHKAKHGLYRSLINNMIDGVSKGWTKELELVGVGYRASNQGQRLELALGFSHNIVIDLAPEVIIETVSEKGKNPIIKLKSFDKQLVGQVAAKIRSFRRPEPYKGKGVKFVGEQLRRKAGKSA, from the coding sequence ATGTCTAGAATAGGTAATAATCCAGTTGCGATACCTCAAGGAGTAACCGTTGAGATAAAAGATAATGTAATTACTGTAAAAGGTAAGTTGGGTGAGTTAACTCAAGAATATAGCGCTGTTGAAATTAAAGTTGAAGATGATCAAGTTTTTGTAACTAGATCTTCTGATGTTAAGGAGCATAAAGCTAAACATGGTCTTTATAGATCTTTGATTAACAATATGATCGATGGTGTGTCTAAAGGATGGACTAAAGAATTGGAACTTGTAGGTGTAGGTTATAGAGCAAGTAACCAAGGTCAAAGATTAGAATTGGCTTTAGGTTTTTCTCATAACATAGTTATAGATTTGGCTCCAGAAGTTATAATCGAAACTGTATCTGAAAAAGGTAAAAATCCAATTATTAAGTTAAAATCTTTTGATAAACAATTAGTAGGTCAAGTGGCTGCTAAAATTAGATCTTTCCGTAGGCCAGAGCCGTACAAAGGAAAAGGTGTTAAGTTTGTCGGAGAACAATTAAGAAGAAAAGCTGGTAAGTCAGCATAA
- the rpmD gene encoding 50S ribosomal protein L30 gives MAKVKVKQVKSGIKKPLRQKKTLEALGLRKLGQVVEHENTPSIMGMIAKVNHLVSIEEA, from the coding sequence ATGGCAAAAGTTAAAGTAAAACAGGTTAAGAGTGGTATTAAAAAACCTCTTAGACAGAAAAAAACTCTTGAAGCACTTGGTTTAAGAAAATTAGGTCAAGTTGTAGAACATGAGAATACTCCTAGTATTATGGGTATGATAGCTAAAGTTAACCACTTAGTTTCAATTGAGGAAGCTTAA
- the rplW gene encoding 50S ribosomal protein L23, protein MSVIIKPIITEKMTSDSELYNRYGFIVNPKANKLQIKEAIETAYGVSVEKVRTMNYGPSRKTRYTKTGVQHGKSNAYKKAIVQVADGDVIDYYSNL, encoded by the coding sequence ATGAGTGTGATAATAAAGCCAATTATAACAGAAAAAATGACTTCAGATAGTGAGTTGTATAATCGTTATGGCTTCATTGTAAATCCTAAGGCAAATAAGCTTCAGATAAAAGAAGCTATTGAAACTGCTTATGGGGTTTCTGTTGAGAAAGTTAGAACTATGAATTACGGGCCTTCAAGAAAGACTCGTTATACAAAAACCGGAGTACAACACGGTAAATCTAATGCTTATAAGAAAGCAATAGTTCAAGTTGCGGATGGTGATGTAATCGATTATTACAGTAATCTATAA
- the rplV gene encoding 50S ribosomal protein L22 — translation MGVRKKQMAERIKAEKKQIAFAKLNNCPTSPRKMRLVADLVRGVKVEQALAILKFNSKEASRKLEKLLLSAIANWQAKNEDASVEDADLFIKEIRVDGGAMLKRLRPAPQGRAHRIRKRSNHVTLVLDSNNNVQS, via the coding sequence ATGGGAGTTCGTAAAAAACAAATGGCCGAAAGAATAAAGGCAGAGAAAAAGCAAATTGCTTTTGCGAAATTGAATAATTGTCCAACTTCACCAAGAAAGATGCGTTTAGTAGCTGATTTGGTAAGAGGGGTTAAAGTGGAACAAGCACTTGCAATTTTAAAATTCAATTCAAAAGAAGCTTCTCGTAAATTAGAGAAATTGCTTTTATCAGCTATTGCAAACTGGCAGGCTAAAAATGAAGATGCTAGTGTAGAAGATGCTGACCTTTTTATTAAAGAGATAAGAGTTGATGGTGGCGCTATGTTGAAAAGACTTAGACCGGCACCTCAGGGTAGAGCACACAGAATTAGAAAACGTTCCAATCACGTAACACTAGTGTTGGATTCTAACAATAATGTACAAAGCTAG
- the rplE gene encoding 50S ribosomal protein L5 has product MAYVTRLKKEYNERIIGALKEEFGYKNVMQVPKLEKIVVSRGVGAAVADKKLIDHAVEELTTITGQKSIATISKKDVASFKLRKGMPIGCKVTLRGERMFEFLDRLVTSALPRVRDFQGIKATGFDGRGNYNLGITEQIIFPEINIDKINRINGMDITFVTSAQTDKEAKSLLTQLGLPFKKN; this is encoded by the coding sequence ATGGCTTACGTTACAAGGTTAAAAAAAGAATACAATGAGCGCATTATTGGTGCTCTTAAAGAAGAGTTTGGGTATAAGAATGTTATGCAAGTACCTAAGCTAGAGAAGATAGTTGTTAGTAGAGGTGTTGGAGCAGCTGTAGCAGATAAAAAGTTAATTGACCATGCGGTTGAAGAATTAACTACAATTACTGGTCAGAAATCTATTGCTACTATATCTAAAAAGGATGTTGCTTCTTTCAAGCTTAGAAAGGGTATGCCAATTGGATGTAAAGTAACCTTAAGAGGAGAGAGAATGTTTGAATTTCTTGATCGTTTGGTTACAAGTGCACTTCCTAGAGTTAGAGATTTTCAGGGAATTAAAGCTACTGGTTTTGATGGTCGTGGTAATTATAACTTAGGTATTACAGAGCAAATTATTTTTCCTGAGATAAATATTGATAAAATCAATAGAATCAACGGAATGGATATTACCTTTGTAACTTCTGCACAAACAGATAAAGAGGCAAAATCATTATTAACTCAATTAGGGTTACCTTTTAAAAAGAATTAA
- the rpsN gene encoding 30S ribosomal protein S14, with protein sequence MAKESMKAREVKREKTVAKYADKRKALKAAGDYEGLQKLPRNANPIRLHNRCKLTGRPRGYMRTFGVSRVTFREMANEGLIPGVRKASW encoded by the coding sequence ATGGCTAAAGAATCGATGAAGGCCCGTGAGGTTAAAAGAGAGAAAACGGTAGCAAAGTATGCGGATAAGAGAAAGGCTTTAAAAGCAGCTGGAGACTATGAAGGCTTACAGAAATTACCTAGAAATGCTAATCCAATTCGTTTGCATAATAGATGTAAATTAACGGGTAGACCAAGAGGGTATATGAGAACATTTGGTGTTTCTCGTGTAACTTTCAGAGAAATGGCTAATGAAGGTCTTATACCGGGAGTTAGAAAAGCTAGCTGGTAA
- the rplN gene encoding 50S ribosomal protein L14, translating to MLQQESRLKVADNTGAKEVLTIRVLGGTKRRYASVGDKIVVAVKEATPNGTIKKGAVSTAVVVRTKKEVRRQDGSYIRFDDNACVLLNPTGEMRGTRVFGPVARELRDKQFMKIVSLAPEVL from the coding sequence ATGTTACAGCAAGAATCAAGATTAAAGGTAGCTGACAATACTGGGGCAAAAGAAGTTTTGACCATTAGAGTGTTAGGTGGTACGAAAAGAAGATACGCTTCTGTAGGAGATAAAATAGTAGTAGCTGTTAAAGAAGCTACTCCTAATGGTACAATTAAGAAAGGTGCCGTTTCTACTGCAGTAGTTGTTAGAACTAAAAAAGAAGTAAGAAGACAAGATGGTTCTTACATTCGTTTTGATGATAATGCTTGTGTTCTTCTGAACCCAACTGGTGAAATGAGAGGTACACGTGTTTTTGGACCTGTAGCGAGAGAACTTCGTGATAAACAATTCATGAAAATTGTATCATTAGCTCCAGAGGTGCTATAA
- the rpsK gene encoding 30S ribosomal protein S11, protein MAKSNTKVAKKRKVIVESVGEAHVTASFNNIIISLTNKKGDVISWSSAGKMGFRGSKKNTPYAAQIASEDCAKVAHEAGLRKVKVYVKGPGNGRESAIRSLHNAGIEVTEIIDVTPIPHNGCRPPKRRRV, encoded by the coding sequence ATGGCAAAGTCAAATACAAAAGTTGCAAAGAAACGTAAGGTAATTGTAGAATCTGTAGGTGAAGCTCACGTAACAGCATCTTTCAATAACATTATTATTTCTTTGACAAATAAAAAAGGTGACGTTATTTCTTGGTCTTCTGCAGGGAAGATGGGCTTTAGAGGTTCTAAAAAGAACACTCCTTATGCAGCTCAGATAGCTTCTGAAGATTGTGCTAAAGTAGCACATGAAGCAGGATTAAGAAAAGTGAAAGTTTACGTTAAAGGACCAGGTAATGGTAGAGAATCTGCAATCAGATCTTTACATAATGCAGGTATTGAAGTAACAGAGATTATCGATGTTACACCAATTCCTCATAATGGTTGTAGACCACCAAAAAGAAGAAGAGTATAA
- the secY gene encoding preprotein translocase subunit SecY, giving the protein MKKFFETLSNIWKIEELKGRILVTLGLLLVYRFGAQIALPGIDTTQLGALTSGTENGIFGILNAFTGGAFAKASVFALGIMPYISASIVVQLMGIAIPYLQKLQKEGESGRKTINQITRWLTIGICILQAPTYLLGLSQFGVPDSAFVLGKGLDFMIPAVIILVTGTVFAMWLGEKITDRGIGNGISLLIMVGIIATLPQAFAQEAISRWEGTGGPMLVLIEVIIWFVVILLSVLLVMATRQIPVQYARRSASGGYEKDAMGTRQYIPLKLNASGVMPIIFAQAIMFAPGLIGKTFNNTVWGAWMEVQFQDIFGLAYNLLFAFLIIVFTYFYTAITVPTNKMADDLKRSGGFIPGIRPGAETGDFLDKIMSLITLPGSIFLALLAVLPAIVVKLMDVQPGWAMFYGGTSLLIMVGVAIDTVQQVNSYLLNRHYDGLMKTGKNRKVA; this is encoded by the coding sequence ATGAAGAAATTTTTCGAGACATTATCTAATATTTGGAAGATTGAAGAGTTAAAAGGAAGAATTCTTGTTACTCTTGGTTTATTGTTAGTATATAGATTTGGAGCGCAAATTGCGCTTCCAGGGATAGATACAACGCAACTAGGAGCTTTGACTTCTGGTACTGAAAACGGAATCTTTGGAATATTAAATGCTTTTACAGGGGGTGCTTTTGCAAAAGCCTCTGTTTTTGCATTGGGTATTATGCCTTATATCTCTGCTTCTATTGTAGTACAATTAATGGGAATAGCTATTCCTTACTTGCAAAAACTTCAGAAAGAAGGTGAAAGTGGAAGAAAAACTATCAACCAAATTACAAGATGGTTAACTATTGGTATTTGTATCCTGCAGGCTCCAACCTATTTATTGGGTTTAAGTCAGTTTGGTGTTCCAGATAGTGCTTTTGTTCTTGGAAAAGGTTTAGATTTCATGATACCTGCGGTTATTATTTTAGTAACAGGTACGGTGTTTGCAATGTGGTTAGGCGAAAAGATTACTGATAGAGGTATTGGTAATGGTATTTCTTTATTAATTATGGTTGGTATTATTGCAACATTGCCTCAAGCTTTCGCTCAAGAAGCTATTTCTAGATGGGAAGGTACAGGAGGTCCAATGTTAGTTTTAATTGAAGTTATCATCTGGTTTGTTGTAATCTTACTAAGTGTTTTATTGGTAATGGCTACACGGCAAATACCAGTGCAATATGCTCGTAGATCTGCTTCTGGCGGTTATGAGAAAGATGCAATGGGAACTAGACAGTATATTCCATTAAAATTAAATGCATCAGGTGTTATGCCAATTATATTTGCACAGGCAATTATGTTTGCGCCAGGATTAATTGGGAAAACATTTAATAATACGGTATGGGGTGCATGGATGGAAGTTCAATTCCAAGATATTTTTGGATTGGCTTATAATTTATTATTTGCATTTTTAATCATTGTATTCACATATTTCTACACTGCAATCACAGTTCCAACGAATAAAATGGCCGATGACTTAAAAAGAAGCGGCGGTTTCATCCCTGGAATTAGGCCTGGAGCAGAAACTGGAGATTTTTTAGATAAGATTATGTCTTTAATTACGTTACCAGGATCTATTTTCTTAGCTTTGCTGGCTGTATTGCCTGCAATAGTTGTTAAGCTAATGGATGTTCAACCAGGTTGGGCAATGTTTTATGGTGGTACTTCACTTTTAATTATGGTGGGTGTGGCAATAGATACAGTACAACAAGTTAATTCGTATTTGTTAAATCGTCATTATGATGGTTTAATGAAGACAGGTAAAAATAGAAAGGTAGCATAA
- the rplX gene encoding 50S ribosomal protein L24 translates to MKKLKIKVGDIVRIVAGDHKGVEGKIMKIDFDKNKAIVEGANLVSKHEKPSAKNPQGGIVKKEALLHISNLALIDAKSGSTTRVGYDVRDGKKVRVSKKSNEVI, encoded by the coding sequence ATGAAAAAGCTAAAAATAAAAGTAGGAGATATCGTTAGAATCGTAGCTGGAGACCATAAAGGTGTTGAAGGTAAGATCATGAAGATTGATTTTGATAAGAACAAGGCAATTGTTGAAGGTGCTAATTTAGTATCTAAACATGAAAAGCCAAGTGCTAAAAATCCTCAAGGTGGTATCGTAAAGAAAGAGGCGCTTTTACACATTTCTAATTTAGCATTGATTGATGCTAAGTCAGGTAGCACTACTAGGGTAGGTTACGACGTTAGAGATGGGAAAAAAGTTAGAGTCTCTAAAAAATCTAATGAAGTAATATAG
- the infA gene encoding translation initiation factor IF-1 — translation MAKQSAIEQDGSIIEALSNAMFRVELENGHVVTAHISGKMRMHYIKLLPGDKVKLEMSPYDLSKARITYRY, via the coding sequence ATGGCTAAGCAATCAGCAATAGAGCAAGACGGTAGCATCATTGAAGCATTGTCAAATGCAATGTTCCGTGTAGAGTTAGAAAATGGTCATGTTGTTACAGCCCATATCTCAGGCAAAATGCGTATGCATTATATAAAATTACTTCCGGGTGATAAGGTAAAATTAGAAATGAGCCCTTATGATTTGAGTAAAGCAAGAATTACATATAGATATTAA
- the ykgO gene encoding type B 50S ribosomal protein L36: MKVRASLKKRSADCKIVRRKGRLYVINKKNPRFKQRQG; encoded by the coding sequence ATGAAAGTTAGAGCATCATTAAAAAAAAGGAGTGCCGACTGCAAAATTGTTCGCAGAAAAGGTAGATTGTACGTAATAAACAAAAAGAATCCTAGATTTAAACAAAGACAAGGGTAG